In the Bacteroidota bacterium genome, ATGGCTTTTCGGTATATATGCGATGAGCTTCAGCATAATTCATCACATAATTGGCAGCAATGAAAGCAGGAATATAAGCCTGGGTTTCTGCAGGCAAATAATCCTTTATATCCCAGAAATTTGTTTTTCCGCCTGAACGGACAATGGCATTGCGGACTGCAGCAGGCCCACCATTGTAAGCCGCAAGAACCAGATCCCAATCATTAAAAATACGGTACAGGTATTTTAAATACTGGCAGGCTACCTCGGTTGACTTAAACGGATCATAGCGTTCATCAATATAAGAATCAATCTTCATATTGAAGAGCTTTGATGTATTCAGCAAAAGTTGCCATAAACCCACTGCACCAGACTTGGACACAGCCAGTGGATTTAAAGCAGATTCCACAACAGGAAGATATTTCAATTCTAAAGGAAGGCCATAACGGCTCAGGGCATCTTCAAAAATGGGAAAATACAAATTTGAAAGCCCTAGAATTTTAGAAAAATCGCGATGCCTGTTTATAGTATACAGATCGATAAATTTTTTGACCTGAATATTATAAACCAGTTCCATGGGTGTCCTTTTCGCCAAATCCTCAATACGATATTCATATATCAGATTAGGAAATTTAGGAATAGCTATTTTCTTCCCAGAACTTAAGGAACCGGATTTTTCAATTGATGCATGGCTGTCAAATACTGGCAAGAGTGCCATGCTGTCTATCTTGGCTAATATAATCTCCGCTTTGGGACTTAGGGTATCCCTTGATTGTCCTTCAACCCTAAGGCTACAAATATTCAAAAAACAAAAAACAAAAAACGCAGAGGTAACAATTTTAGCCATATAGCAAATTACTTATTTTCTTCCTCTTTTTCTAATGCTTTAGGCTCAGGTTCAGGTTCTTTCTTTTTCCCTTCAGGTACTTGTGATGCTTTCTTGAATTCGCGAATTCCTTCACCAAGACCTTTCATCAAATCAGGAATTTTTTTGCCCCCAAAAAGTACGACTATAATTAAAAGAATAAGTAATAAGTGTTCTAAACTTAAAAACTCCAAAGTAACAAACAAGCAACTCATAAATTTACAGTTTAAAATTAGGAATCAAAGGTAGTTATTTTATTTAAAAAGTTTTATTACATCATTTGCATTTGCATATATTAACAAGCCAAATAACAATATCATACCAACAATTTCGGCATATTCGAGAAACTTATCTCCGGGTTTCCTTCCGGTAACCATTTCAAAAATTAAGAACATCACGTGGCCTCCATCCAATCCGGGGATAGGAAGGATATTCATAATTGCCAGAATGATGGAAAGAAAAGCCGTTAAACTCCAGAAAGATTCCCAGTCCCACACACCGGGGAATATTTTCCCAATTGAGATAAAGCCTCCGAGAGATTCATAAACCTTGGTTTTGGGTTGAAACAGAAGTTTCATCTGCTTGAGATAACTGCCCGTAGTATAAATTCCTTTTTTTATACCGGCAGGAACCGAAGCAAAAAATCCATATTCTATTTTCTTAAGTTGAAAGAAATCGCCCATCTCCCCTTTGGGATAAATGCCCAACAAACCGGATGCGGGTACAACAACTGAAAGATTAACTTCCTTGCCGCCACGAATAACCTTCACAGCTATCGACTTCCCCTTGTTTTTGGATAAGACAGTTTTAAACTGATCAAAAAACTGAACTGAATCCTTGTTGATCTGAACCACTTTATCCCCTTTTATAAAGCCAGCCTGTTTAGCAGGAGAATTTTTAACAAAATCACCAACTATAAAAGGGAATCTGGGTGAAATGACAACAGTACTTTTTGATTTTACAACCTGTGAAATAAAAGCTTCGGGAACTCTAATATTTATAATTTGAGAACCTCGCTGTACCTGTATGGTTTTTGCATTATCAAGCAACATAGTCGGTACAATCTTGCTGAAATTTTCTACTTTCTTATAATCAACAGATACAATCTTATCCCCATTTTTTAATCCCATATTGGTGGCTATGGAATCACACATAATCCCGTACTTGGCATTGGCAGTAGGCAGGTATTCTTCTCCCCAGACATATAAAACGGAAGCATAAATAACCAAAGCAAGAATAAAGTTTACCAATACCCCGGCCAGCATAATCATCAACCGCTGTCCAATTGGTTTGGAACGGAATTCATAAGGTTGAGGAGGTTGTTTCATCTGCTCCGTATCCATTGATTCATCAATCATGCCGGAAATTTTCACATACCCTCCCAGAGGCAGCCAACCTACACCATACTCGGTTTCACCTTTTTTAAATTTGAATAAGGAGAACCAGGGATCAAAAAAAAGATAAAACTTCTCTACCCGGGTCTTGAATAATTTGGCAAAAGTAAAATGGCCAAATTCGTGCAGTATAACAAGTATAGAAAGACTCAACACAAGTTGAGCAACTTTTATCAATATTTCCATCAACAAGAATTATTAAGTACTACAAAAAACTCCCAAACCTACATGAATTTTCCAACAAAGAAAAATTTTTCTAAGGAACAATCACTTCCGGTTTGTTCTATATCACTTCAAGGGTCATTTTGCGGGTTTCAGCATCTGTCTCCGCATAATCCTCAAAAGAAGGATTTTTAATAAAATCCACTTTCCCTAAAATATGTTCTATGATTTCCGCCATTTTAAGAAATCCTATTTTATCTTTCAAAAAAGCATCGACAACAATTTCATTGGCTGCATTCAGCGCACAGGGCTTGTTCCCCCCCTGCTTCAAAGCTTCAATGGAAAGAGAAAGGCCCCGGAAAAGCACGGTGTCCGGTTTTTCAAAAGTCAGGGAAGGATGATCCATAAAAGAAAAACGAGGGAAGTCCGATTTCAGCCTTTGAGGAAAGCCCAGGGCATATTGAATGGGAAGCCTCATATCGGGAAGCCCCAACTGAGCCTTAATGGCTCCATCTTCAAACTGCACAAGGGAATGAACAATGGACTGGGGATGAACCACTACCTCAATCTGCTCGGGTTGCAGGTTAAAAAGCCAGCGGGCCTCAATGGTCTCAAATCCTTTATTCATCATAGATGCAGAATCTATAGTCACCTTAGCCCCCATGTTCCAGTTCGGATGTTTTAATGCCTCTGTCTTAGTGACGCTTTGAAGGTAATTTATGTCTCTCCCCCTGAATGGGCCACCTGAAGCGGTCAGAAATATTTTTTCTATTTTATTGTATCTTTCTCCTGCAAGACATTGAAAAATGGCCGAATGTTCCGAATCGACAGGAAGAATGGCAATGTTCTTTTCAGCAGCCAGACGGGTAACCAGCTCGCCCGCAACCACCAGGGTTTCCTTATTAGCCAGGGCAATACTTTTCCCGGCTTCAATAGCCTTTATGGTAGGAAGCAATCCTGAATAACCGACAAGAGCCGTCAACACCAGGTCAATTGATTCCATCTGGACAATCTGATTCAGGGAGTCACTGCCGGCAAATACCTTTACAGGGTAACCTTGAAGTGCTTCAACCACCTGCTGATATTTGCCCTTATTCACAATAACCACATGATTAGGCAAAAACTTCCTGGCCTGTTCAATGAGTAATTCAGCATTGTTGTTGGCGGTAAGAACTTCAACTTCAAAAATATCCGGATGCTTCTCAATGACTTCCAACGTCTGCTTACCAATAGAGCCTGTAGAGCCTAATAGTGCGATACGTTTTTTTTTCACATTCATTATAAATCTTCGACTTATTATAATCTCTAATCAGAAAACAATATATTGTTCAGGATTAACTGGTTTCCCATTGTACCAAAGTTCAAAATGAAGATGAGGGCCGGTAGTCAGCTCACCTGAATTGCCAACAATGGCAATGGCTTCACCGGCTTTGACATGGTCACCCATTCGTTTAAGTAACGTGGCATTGTGCTTATAAATTGAAACCAGATTGTTGTTATGTTGTATCTCAATCACATAACCCGTTTCTATTGTCCAATTTGCCATAATTACCGTTCCATCAAGAGTAGCCATCACCGCATTATTGGATTTGGTAACTATGTCGGTACCCAAATGGCCTTCACCAGGATTAAAGGAACTGGTTATGATCCCCCGCAAAGGTGCAAAAAATATCAGATTTGAAATTCCCTCGTTGTTTACTTTCTTATTGCTATTTACAGCGAAGAAACTTAAACGGTCTTCTTCTTCCACCCTTTTTCTTAAAAGAGAGTCCTGTCTTGACTTGGTAAATTTAATTTTCTTGGTAGAAATTGACTTGTCCCCGGGACTTACAGGATTTTTGGGTTCTTCGCCCCTGACAATAGCATTCAGATTGCTGATATACTGATCTTTTATCTTCAATTCATTTTCCAGGGAATCCACCCTTAAGGCACTCAAAACAATATTCTGGCGCATCTGGGTACTGGGATAGCCGGGGATTATCTCTCGAATAGGAGTATAACAAACAAGCAGGACCACCACCAACATTACAATCAGTACAAAGGTACCCATTACCGAAAGCACATTCATTCCTGAAAGCCTCAAGTGCCAAACTTCCTCGAAGTTGGCATCGTTATACATAATCAAACGATATTTCCGCCTAAGTTTATGTATAACCTTTTTCTTTGTACTCTTTTTTTCTCCTGTTCTTTTCTTTGCTACGCGGGCCATGGTTGTCTCAAAATCTGGTTACAAAGATATAAAATATATTGCCCGCCCCTTTTCTTTAAAGAACTTTAACAAATTTTGCTTCACTTTGCCATAACCCGTGTTTGGTGCAGCAAGCCAGCGCACTAAGATTCATACTTACCTTGGGGATGATAAAAAAATCCACTTCCAGGTGGCTGGGTTTGTTTCCCAGGGTGCCGGGAGTAAAATGTGCCTCAGCAAGAAAAGTCTCC is a window encoding:
- the tatA gene encoding twin-arginine translocase TatA/TatE family subunit, which gives rise to MSCLFVTLEFLSLEHLLLILLIIVVLFGGKKIPDLMKGLGEGIREFKKASQVPEGKKKEPEPEPKALEKEEENK
- a CDS encoding 1-deoxy-D-xylulose-5-phosphate reductoisomerase, with protein sequence MNVKKKRIALLGSTGSIGKQTLEVIEKHPDIFEVEVLTANNNAELLIEQARKFLPNHVVIVNKGKYQQVVEALQGYPVKVFAGSDSLNQIVQMESIDLVLTALVGYSGLLPTIKAIEAGKSIALANKETLVVAGELVTRLAAEKNIAILPVDSEHSAIFQCLAGERYNKIEKIFLTASGGPFRGRDINYLQSVTKTEALKHPNWNMGAKVTIDSASMMNKGFETIEARWLFNLQPEQIEVVVHPQSIVHSLVQFEDGAIKAQLGLPDMRLPIQYALGFPQRLKSDFPRFSFMDHPSLTFEKPDTVLFRGLSLSIEALKQGGNKPCALNAANEIVVDAFLKDKIGFLKMAEIIEHILGKVDFIKNPSFEDYAETDAETRKMTLEVI
- the rseP gene encoding RIP metalloprotease RseP; the encoded protein is MEILIKVAQLVLSLSILVILHEFGHFTFAKLFKTRVEKFYLFFDPWFSLFKFKKGETEYGVGWLPLGGYVKISGMIDESMDTEQMKQPPQPYEFRSKPIGQRLMIMLAGVLVNFILALVIYASVLYVWGEEYLPTANAKYGIMCDSIATNMGLKNGDKIVSVDYKKVENFSKIVPTMLLDNAKTIQVQRGSQIINIRVPEAFISQVVKSKSTVVISPRFPFIVGDFVKNSPAKQAGFIKGDKVVQINKDSVQFFDQFKTVLSKNKGKSIAVKVIRGGKEVNLSVVVPASGLLGIYPKGEMGDFFQLKKIEYGFFASVPAGIKKGIYTTGSYLKQMKLLFQPKTKVYESLGGFISIGKIFPGVWDWESFWSLTAFLSIILAIMNILPIPGLDGGHVMFLIFEMVTGRKPGDKFLEYAEIVGMILLFGLLIYANANDVIKLFK
- a CDS encoding M23 family metallopeptidase, with the translated sequence MYNDANFEEVWHLRLSGMNVLSVMGTFVLIVMLVVVLLVCYTPIREIIPGYPSTQMRQNIVLSALRVDSLENELKIKDQYISNLNAIVRGEEPKNPVSPGDKSISTKKIKFTKSRQDSLLRKRVEEEDRLSFFAVNSNKKVNNEGISNLIFFAPLRGIITSSFNPGEGHLGTDIVTKSNNAVMATLDGTVIMANWTIETGYVIEIQHNNNLVSIYKHNATLLKRMGDHVKAGEAIAIVGNSGELTTGPHLHFELWYNGKPVNPEQYIVF
- a CDS encoding transglycosylase SLT domain-containing protein, with the protein product MAKIVTSAFFVFCFLNICSLRVEGQSRDTLSPKAEIILAKIDSMALLPVFDSHASIEKSGSLSSGKKIAIPKFPNLIYEYRIEDLAKRTPMELVYNIQVKKFIDLYTINRHRDFSKILGLSNLYFPIFEDALSRYGLPLELKYLPVVESALNPLAVSKSGAVGLWQLLLNTSKLFNMKIDSYIDERYDPFKSTEVACQYLKYLYRIFNDWDLVLAAYNGGPAAVRNAIVRSGGKTNFWDIKDYLPAETQAYIPAFIAANYVMNYAEAHRIYTEKPLLTYNQTDTVKIDRAVSFQQISKKIDISPDLLHFLNPVYKMGYIPDLKKPQILVLPSDKITTFLKLQNSIYSTYIPPKNYNTLVANAGNTENMEKINYIVKKGDSFHKISLAFNCTPENIMAWNKLTSRDIHIGQKMDIWVARGDSARLFSNKDKEKDTINLPVNQRNRIIYYKVKKGDTIWSISEKFKLQSPDSIKSLNNLKKGIH